In Candidatus Neomarinimicrobiota bacterium, a single genomic region encodes these proteins:
- a CDS encoding cyclic nucleotide-binding domain-containing protein: protein MTESVDFGQYRIFKDLSDDEIKQFENVMQIKNFEAEQIIFNEGDIGDSIYLLLDGKVEINQALTMQLSKGDYDTREKAIISLPSEWHPVFGEMSIFGNDDKRTATVKAQTDCEMAVVMNDDLFTICGSNPELGYKVMRNVAAIVTDNLVKANQNVLKLTTAFSLILEK from the coding sequence ATGACTGAATCAGTTGATTTTGGGCAGTATCGTATCTTCAAAGATTTGTCAGATGACGAGATCAAGCAGTTTGAAAACGTGATGCAGATTAAGAACTTCGAGGCCGAGCAGATCATTTTCAACGAAGGAGACATTGGTGATTCGATTTATCTTCTCCTGGACGGAAAAGTGGAGATCAACCAGGCGCTTACAATGCAGCTGAGTAAGGGAGACTATGATACACGAGAAAAGGCCATCATCAGCCTGCCCAGCGAGTGGCATCCTGTTTTCGGCGAGATGTCCATTTTTGGAAACGATGATAAGCGTACGGCAACGGTGAAAGCTCAGACTGACTGTGAAATGGCGGTTGTAATGAATGACGATCTTTTCACCATATGCGGATCTAATCCGGAACTGGGCTACAAGGTGATGAGAAACGTTGCCGCAATTGTAACGGATAATCTCGTCAAGGCCAATCAGAATGTTTTGAAACTGACGACGGCCTTCAGTCTGATCCTTGAGAAATAG
- a CDS encoding NAD-binding protein: protein MVEFLRSALRRPVVQITSGILTVMIIGGYGIGLLEGTQDITEGNNPFWWAIVTMTTVGYGDFSPMSPEGRLFAVVIMFAGISLIALLTATISSVFVARKIREDKGLEKLNVTDHILLCGWNKNVDRIMDSLQSLSQGKKLQIVLINEASEDAIAAIRNKYREIKFKFVRGDYTRETILERANLKSASTAIVVPNDSLEAGSHPDEKTIFGTLTMKTLAPNIRVIAYITERENLTHIKRANADEVILSDDLGAYMIASHVLDPGVPQTLDSLLDNQTASRFHRTSIPLEYVGKPFPELSDHFKSKHGWLLVSVYSEDEQIGIGEILSSDTSALDAFIERKLKEAGHSLGEENRMSVMINPGADYMIQENEKAIVIQ, encoded by the coding sequence ATGGTCGAATTTCTCAGATCTGCTTTACGAAGGCCCGTAGTTCAGATCACATCCGGCATCCTGACCGTTATGATTATCGGCGGATATGGCATTGGACTGCTCGAAGGGACGCAGGATATTACCGAAGGGAACAATCCTTTCTGGTGGGCAATCGTTACCATGACGACTGTTGGCTACGGTGACTTCTCGCCGATGTCGCCAGAAGGCCGGTTATTCGCAGTCGTTATTATGTTTGCCGGCATTTCTCTCATTGCACTGTTAACAGCTACAATTTCATCCGTTTTTGTGGCAAGAAAGATTCGGGAGGATAAAGGTTTGGAAAAACTCAATGTAACTGATCACATCCTTTTGTGCGGCTGGAATAAGAATGTGGACCGCATTATGGATTCACTCCAAAGTCTCAGTCAGGGTAAAAAACTGCAGATAGTCCTCATCAACGAGGCGTCCGAGGACGCCATCGCGGCTATCCGCAATAAGTACAGAGAGATCAAGTTCAAGTTCGTTCGCGGAGATTACACGAGGGAGACGATCCTTGAGAGGGCGAATCTGAAATCTGCTTCCACCGCCATCGTGGTACCGAACGATTCATTGGAGGCGGGGAGCCATCCTGATGAAAAGACGATCTTCGGCACGTTGACCATGAAGACACTGGCACCCAATATCAGAGTGATAGCCTATATTACCGAGAGGGAAAACCTGACGCACATCAAGCGTGCTAATGCGGATGAAGTTATTCTAAGCGATGATCTCGGCGCCTACATGATCGCCTCGCACGTTTTGGATCCGGGTGTGCCCCAGACGCTCGATAGTCTGTTAGACAATCAGACAGCCAGCAGATTTCACCGTACGTCAATTCCCCTGGAATATGTGGGCAAGCCGTTTCCTGAACTTTCCGACCATTTCAAAAGCAAGCACGGATGGCTCCTGGTGAGTGTCTATTCTGAAGACGAACAGATTGGGATCGGCGAGATTCTTTCATCGGATACTTCAGCTCTGGATGCTTTCATCGAGAGGAAGCTCAAAGAGGCTGGTCACTCCCTTGGTGAGGAGAACAGAATGTCGGTGATGATCAATCCCGGCGCAGACTATATGATCCAGGAAAACGAAAAGGCTATCGTCATCCAATGA
- the rlmD gene encoding 23S rRNA (uracil(1939)-C(5))-methyltransferase RlmD — MPEPINLKVGDEIELTIESLAFGGKGVARTDDLVVFVKNALPQQTALCRITKKHRGYVEAVLLETVKASPSSVEAKCQHFPTCGGCTFQDFDYEGQIEQKKSQVVDIYRRIGHIPDVELVEVVSAENIFHYRNKMEFTFSNRRWVLPEEEEGADRSFALGLHVPGRYDKILDMEECWIQKPVGNDILRIVKETARERGLKPYDVVKHKGFLRNLVIRVGERTEEVMVNLVTSREEPDLLSPVVARLTKEVPQISSIVNNITRRKAGVSYGEWEVPLHGPPYIREKLGGYTFEISANSFFQTNSVQAEKLYGAALEFADFSGDEILYDLYCGTGSTSLFMSSHVGQVYGFELIPPAVEDAVRNGVCNGVTNCRFFESNLDKYFRVTPILKEIEKPDAVLLDPPRAGMHPKLVNDVARMKPRKIVYISCNPSTQARDVAVLTESGYGLERLAMVDMFPHTPHIETVALLLAS, encoded by the coding sequence GTGCCTGAACCGATCAATCTGAAAGTCGGTGACGAGATCGAACTAACCATCGAATCGCTCGCATTCGGCGGCAAAGGCGTAGCGCGCACGGACGATCTTGTAGTCTTCGTGAAAAATGCTTTGCCGCAGCAGACGGCTCTCTGTCGCATTACGAAGAAGCACAGGGGCTATGTGGAAGCCGTCCTACTGGAGACTGTCAAGGCGTCGCCTTCTTCTGTGGAAGCGAAATGTCAGCACTTTCCGACCTGCGGTGGGTGTACGTTTCAGGACTTCGATTACGAGGGGCAGATTGAGCAGAAGAAATCTCAGGTTGTGGACATCTACCGCAGAATCGGACACATCCCCGATGTAGAATTAGTTGAGGTGGTCTCCGCCGAAAACATCTTCCATTACCGCAACAAGATGGAATTCACGTTTTCCAACCGCCGCTGGGTACTGCCGGAAGAGGAGGAGGGCGCCGACCGGAGCTTCGCCCTCGGACTTCACGTCCCTGGGCGCTACGACAAGATCCTTGACATGGAGGAGTGCTGGATTCAGAAGCCTGTGGGCAACGACATCCTGAGGATCGTGAAGGAGACGGCGAGGGAACGGGGGCTGAAGCCGTACGACGTTGTGAAGCACAAAGGGTTCCTGAGGAATCTCGTCATCCGCGTGGGGGAGAGGACGGAGGAGGTGATGGTAAATCTCGTGACCTCCCGTGAGGAGCCGGACTTACTCTCGCCCGTGGTGGCGCGATTGACCAAAGAAGTTCCGCAGATCAGCAGCATCGTCAACAACATCACTCGGCGCAAGGCGGGAGTTTCCTACGGCGAGTGGGAGGTGCCGCTTCACGGGCCGCCATACATCCGCGAAAAGCTGGGAGGCTACACATTTGAGATTTCAGCCAACTCCTTCTTCCAGACGAACAGTGTGCAGGCGGAGAAACTGTACGGAGCGGCGCTGGAGTTCGCTGACTTCTCCGGCGACGAGATTCTGTACGATCTCTACTGCGGCACAGGCTCCACGTCGCTGTTTATGTCATCTCACGTGGGGCAGGTTTACGGTTTCGAGCTGATCCCTCCGGCGGTGGAGGATGCGGTGCGAAACGGCGTGTGCAACGGCGTCACCAACTGCCGCTTTTTTGAGTCAAATCTCGATAAATACTTCCGCGTAACGCCGATTCTGAAAGAGATCGAGAAACCGGACGCCGTGCTGTTGGATCCGCCCCGAGCCGGGATGCATCCCAAGCTGGTAAACGACGTCGCCCGGATGAAGCCGAGGAAGATCGTCTATATCTCATGCAATCCGTCAACGCAGGCGCGGGACGTGGCAGTGCTCACTGAATCTGGATACGGACTCGAACGCCTCGCCATGGTGGACATGTTTCCTCATACGCCGCATATAGAGACTGTGGCACTCCTGCTTGCGTCGTAG
- a CDS encoding aldehyde dehydrogenase family protein: protein MAKRKEIRKTYKLYINGRFPRSESGRTYEWCAPDSEQVVNVCRGSRKDFRDAVGSARKVFLPWRSRTAYNRGQILYRVGEMLETRREQFVDELTLQGSSKRQSKKEVDAAVDRLIYYAGWADKYQQIFSSVNPVAVPYFNFTVTESMGVVSAICPESSSLLGLVSVMAPVIIGGNSCVLLASQSKPLSAVTFAEVLHSSDVPPGVVNIMTGFRSELLEHFASHMEVDAIIYCGEDESEIRSVEAEAAVNVKRVTILNDGDFQKESSQGPYHILRTQELKTTWHPVGV, encoded by the coding sequence ATGGCCAAAAGAAAAGAGATTCGAAAAACTTACAAGCTGTACATCAACGGTCGCTTCCCCCGTAGCGAGTCGGGCCGGACTTATGAGTGGTGTGCTCCTGACAGTGAACAGGTAGTCAACGTCTGCCGCGGATCGCGCAAAGACTTCAGGGACGCAGTGGGGTCAGCCCGTAAGGTGTTCCTTCCCTGGCGCAGTCGGACCGCCTACAACAGAGGGCAGATTCTCTATCGCGTGGGAGAGATGTTGGAGACGCGGCGCGAACAGTTTGTGGACGAACTTACACTTCAGGGGAGCTCCAAGAGGCAGTCGAAAAAGGAAGTGGATGCCGCCGTCGATCGGCTTATCTACTATGCCGGCTGGGCTGACAAATACCAGCAGATATTCAGCAGTGTCAATCCAGTGGCCGTGCCATACTTTAACTTCACGGTCACTGAATCCATGGGTGTTGTGAGCGCGATCTGTCCTGAATCATCTTCGCTGCTGGGATTGGTGTCGGTCATGGCGCCTGTGATTATCGGCGGTAACAGCTGTGTTCTTCTCGCCTCCCAATCGAAACCGCTCAGCGCCGTCACGTTTGCCGAGGTGCTTCATTCATCTGACGTTCCGCCGGGAGTGGTCAATATTATGACAGGATTCCGTTCCGAGCTGTTGGAGCATTTCGCATCGCATATGGAGGTTGACGCCATCATCTACTGCGGTGAGGATGAAAGCGAAATCAGGAGTGTTGAAGCAGAAGCGGCTGTGAATGTCAAGCGTGTCACTATTTTGAATGACGGAGATTTCCAGAAGGAGTCCTCTCAAGGGCCGTACCACATTCTGAGAACACAGGAATTGAAGACGACCTGGCATCCTGTGGGCGTCTGA
- a CDS encoding aldehyde dehydrogenase family protein, with product MSRTESTLDFDSGWRYDPAPQAADHVHLEDRYDLFIGGQFVASEGGDTFDTINPATEEKLAEVPEATQADVDKAVSAAREAYDKIWSRTAPKERGKIIYRLARIIQEKSRELAVIESMDGGKPIRESRDVDIPLAAAHFFYYAGWADKLDYAFVGRRAKPVGVAGQIIPWNFPLLMAAWKMAPALAAGNTVVLKPAETTPLTAMQLAQIVQEAEVPAGVVNIITGGGETGKHLVNHPGVDKIAFTGSTEVGKYIQGVLAGIGKRYTLELGGKAANIIFADAAIDQAVEGIVNGIFFNQGHVCCAGSRLYVEESVADEIITKLKDRMATLILGDPLDKNTDIGAINSRVQLDKIRMYMKIGKDEGGEVYQSNCSLPERGFWHPPTLFTGVSQSHRVVQEEIFGPVLAIQTFRTVEEAIEKANNTPYGLSGGVWTEKGAKYFKVTGEIRAGVMWANTFNKFDPASPFGGYKESGIGREGGLHGLLSYVELY from the coding sequence ATGAGTAGAACTGAATCTACACTGGACTTCGATAGCGGCTGGAGATATGACCCGGCACCTCAAGCGGCGGATCACGTTCATCTGGAAGATCGATATGATCTTTTCATCGGCGGTCAATTCGTGGCGTCCGAAGGAGGCGATACCTTTGACACCATCAATCCAGCCACGGAGGAGAAGCTGGCCGAAGTGCCCGAGGCGACACAAGCCGATGTAGATAAGGCTGTCTCAGCCGCGCGAGAGGCGTACGACAAGATTTGGTCGAGAACGGCTCCCAAGGAGAGGGGCAAGATAATCTACCGTCTCGCCCGCATCATCCAGGAAAAATCGAGAGAGTTAGCTGTTATCGAATCAATGGACGGCGGGAAACCGATACGGGAATCGAGAGATGTGGACATTCCGCTGGCAGCGGCCCATTTTTTCTACTATGCGGGCTGGGCCGATAAGCTGGACTACGCATTTGTCGGCAGGCGTGCGAAGCCGGTCGGCGTAGCGGGGCAGATCATTCCGTGGAACTTTCCGCTTCTGATGGCGGCGTGGAAGATGGCGCCGGCGCTGGCCGCTGGTAACACCGTCGTCCTCAAACCGGCGGAAACGACGCCCCTCACAGCCATGCAACTTGCCCAGATCGTGCAGGAGGCGGAAGTCCCTGCCGGCGTGGTGAATATCATCACGGGCGGAGGCGAAACGGGCAAGCATCTCGTCAATCACCCCGGTGTGGACAAGATCGCCTTCACGGGATCGACAGAAGTGGGCAAATATATTCAGGGTGTACTGGCGGGCATCGGCAAGAGGTATACGCTGGAATTAGGCGGCAAGGCTGCCAATATCATTTTCGCTGACGCCGCCATCGATCAGGCTGTGGAAGGAATCGTCAACGGAATCTTCTTCAATCAGGGGCATGTCTGCTGTGCAGGATCGAGACTATACGTGGAGGAGAGTGTGGCTGATGAGATTATCACAAAGCTGAAGGACCGCATGGCAACTCTGATTTTGGGAGATCCTCTGGACAAGAACACAGATATCGGTGCCATCAACTCCCGCGTACAATTGGATAAGATCAGGATGTATATGAAGATCGGCAAGGACGAGGGGGGCGAAGTCTATCAATCGAATTGTTCCCTTCCAGAAAGAGGTTTCTGGCATCCGCCGACACTTTTCACGGGCGTTTCTCAATCGCACCGCGTCGTACAGGAAGAAATCTTCGGTCCTGTCCTTGCCATTCAGACGTTCAGGACGGTGGAGGAGGCCATCGAGAAGGCGAACAATACGCCCTACGGACTCTCCGGCGGCGTCTGGACGGAAAAGGGGGCGAAGTATTTCAAGGTCACGGGCGAGATCAGAGCCGGTGTCATGTGGGCGAACACGTTCAACAAGTTTGATCCGGCGTCGCCTTTCGGCGGCTACAAGGAGAGCGGCATCGGGCGAGAGGGAGGTCTTCACGGACTGCTGTCCTATGTGGAGCTCTATTGA
- the deoC gene encoding deoxyribose-phosphate aldolase, with translation MISVSEIAEYSRPVDQIGAEERVSRLFKRSVKKESKIAALKMTLSMIDLTTLEGKDSRGKVIQLCYKAAHLHDQYPGLPTVAAVCIYPNMVAVASNALQGTGIRTAAVATAFPSGMTSPEIKLDEVRQVVDDGADEVDMVISRGRFLRGDYDYVADEITAVKEACGKAHLKVILETGELGTLDNVRRASDLAMASGADFIKTSTGKIKPAATPPVVLVMLEAIRNYYYRTGRRVGMKPAGGISTAKQAVQYLVMLRETLGNEWLTPALFRFGASSLANDVLMQIVKQETGVYQSADYFSIA, from the coding sequence ATGATATCTGTTTCAGAAATAGCGGAATATTCCCGTCCCGTCGATCAGATCGGAGCAGAGGAGCGTGTGTCGCGCCTTTTCAAGCGAAGTGTCAAGAAGGAATCGAAGATCGCCGCTCTGAAGATGACGCTGAGCATGATTGACTTGACGACCCTCGAAGGGAAGGATTCGCGGGGGAAGGTGATTCAGCTGTGTTACAAGGCGGCTCATCTGCACGATCAGTATCCCGGTCTGCCGACCGTGGCTGCCGTCTGTATCTATCCCAATATGGTGGCCGTGGCCAGCAATGCCCTGCAAGGGACGGGAATCAGAACAGCAGCCGTCGCCACAGCATTCCCGAGCGGTATGACATCGCCTGAGATAAAACTGGACGAAGTAAGACAGGTTGTTGATGATGGAGCAGACGAAGTGGACATGGTTATTTCGCGAGGGCGTTTCTTGAGGGGCGATTACGACTATGTAGCCGATGAAATCACCGCCGTGAAAGAAGCGTGCGGCAAGGCTCATCTGAAGGTTATATTGGAGACCGGAGAGTTAGGTACACTGGATAATGTCCGCAGGGCCAGCGACCTCGCCATGGCCTCCGGGGCGGATTTCATCAAGACGTCTACGGGCAAGATTAAGCCGGCTGCCACACCGCCGGTGGTGTTGGTGATGCTGGAAGCAATCCGGAACTACTATTACAGAACCGGTAGAAGAGTCGGCATGAAACCGGCTGGCGGGATTAGCACGGCAAAACAGGCTGTGCAGTACCTCGTCATGCTGAGAGAGACGCTGGGGAATGAGTGGCTGACGCCGGCGCTGTTTCGATTCGGAGCCAGTTCTCTCGCCAATGATGTGCTGATGCAGATCGTGAAACAGGAGACTGGGGTTTACCAATCCGCAGATTATTTCTCAATCGCTTAG